The Hahella sp. HNIBRBA332 genome window below encodes:
- a CDS encoding acyl-CoA desaturase codes for MRHPSSRALTPEQLESFQNELDDLRQQVVDDLGQRDLEHIRGVINAVRYSELAGRVLLHVSFTPLGVVAGVACLSLSKILENMEVGHNVMHGQYDWTQDPALNSKRYEWDIVCAGDAWRHYHNYEHHTFTNILGKDRDFGYTITRLTAEQPWRPVYLLQPVYNVVQALTFEWGVALFGLELERVASGKMSRQEFVDRLKPFLRKAGRQLGKDYVLFPALAGVGAPKVLAGNLAANVIRNVWAYAIISCGHFTADTRVYTEEETRNESRGQWYLRQLHGSGNIEGGRRFYLLTGHLSHQIEHHLFPDIPAHRYPEIAPKVRAICDKYGQHYNTGPFLRQFGSVIKRIVKYALPIKDAKIDGPRSALQSAPQKPPIAKRRKREAEDLAVA; via the coding sequence ATGCGCCATCCTTCCAGTCGAGCATTAACGCCGGAACAGTTGGAATCTTTTCAGAACGAACTGGACGACCTGCGGCAGCAGGTGGTTGATGATCTGGGTCAGCGGGATCTGGAGCATATTCGAGGTGTGATAAACGCCGTCAGGTATTCAGAGTTAGCCGGCCGAGTGTTGTTGCACGTCAGTTTTACGCCTTTGGGCGTGGTCGCAGGCGTGGCTTGTCTGTCTTTGTCCAAAATTCTGGAGAATATGGAAGTGGGCCACAACGTGATGCACGGTCAGTACGATTGGACCCAGGATCCGGCTCTGAATTCCAAGCGCTATGAGTGGGATATTGTATGCGCCGGCGACGCCTGGCGGCATTACCATAATTATGAGCATCACACCTTCACCAATATCCTCGGTAAAGACCGGGATTTCGGTTATACCATCACCCGTTTGACCGCGGAGCAGCCCTGGCGGCCGGTTTACTTGCTGCAACCGGTATACAATGTGGTGCAGGCGCTGACTTTCGAATGGGGCGTGGCCTTATTCGGATTGGAGCTGGAGCGTGTCGCGTCCGGCAAAATGAGCAGACAGGAATTCGTTGATCGGTTAAAGCCTTTTCTGCGGAAAGCGGGCAGGCAACTCGGCAAGGATTATGTGTTGTTCCCCGCCTTGGCGGGCGTTGGCGCGCCTAAAGTTTTGGCGGGGAATCTGGCGGCGAATGTCATACGCAACGTCTGGGCCTACGCGATTATCTCTTGTGGTCATTTTACCGCGGACACTCGGGTCTACACTGAGGAAGAAACCCGCAATGAGAGTCGGGGGCAGTGGTATCTGCGGCAACTGCACGGCTCCGGCAATATAGAGGGCGGTCGTCGTTTCTATCTGCTGACCGGCCATCTCAGTCATCAGATAGAGCATCACTTGTTCCCGGATATTCCCGCGCATCGTTATCCGGAAATCGCCCCCAAGGTTAGAGCTATCTGCGACAAATACGGGCAACACTACAATACAGGGCCTTTTCTGCGTCAGTTCGGCTCGGTGATCAAACGCATTGTGAAATATGCGCTACCGATAAAAGACGCCAAGATTGATGGGCCCCGTTCAGCGTTGCAGAGCGCTCCCCAAAAGCCTCCTATAGCCAAACGTCGGAAACGGGAGGCCGAGGATCTCGCGGTGGCCTGA
- a CDS encoding NUDIX hydrolase encodes MKFESGDKRFKFRSVAVIIHNDHVLLHKVVKGDFWALPGGKVEFFEFSHATLIRELEEELGVAANIIRPLWFVEDYYARGGVKSHEIATYYLTTLQDPNAIPFGQDVRGLEQDVDIIFRWVKLADVASLNLWPQFLKERLTALPQEVEFIHINELK; translated from the coding sequence TTGAAATTCGAGAGCGGCGATAAGCGATTCAAATTCCGCAGCGTGGCGGTGATCATCCACAATGACCACGTTTTGCTGCATAAAGTCGTCAAAGGCGACTTCTGGGCGTTGCCGGGCGGCAAAGTGGAATTCTTCGAATTCTCCCACGCCACCCTCATCCGCGAACTGGAGGAAGAACTCGGCGTCGCCGCCAACATCATCCGACCGCTCTGGTTCGTAGAAGACTACTACGCCCGCGGCGGCGTCAAAAGCCACGAAATCGCCACCTACTACCTGACTACTCTGCAAGACCCTAACGCCATCCCTTTCGGCCAGGACGTCAGAGGATTGGAGCAAGACGTCGACATCATATTTCGCTGGGTCAAACTGGCGGACGTCGCCTCATTAAATCTTTGGCCGCAATTTCTCAAAGAACGACTGACGGCGCTGCCGCAAGAAGTTGAATTCATCCACATAAACGAGCTGAAGTAG
- a CDS encoding FeoA family protein — MNNVSLKDLKVGDQGRVTGFGEGGKSYRRKLLSMGLTPGVEFSVTRYAPMGDPVEVLVRGFRLSLRKDEAGSLLIEKI; from the coding sequence ATGAACAATGTCAGTCTGAAAGATCTTAAAGTCGGCGATCAAGGCCGTGTCACGGGGTTTGGCGAAGGCGGTAAAAGCTATCGCCGCAAACTGTTATCCATGGGCTTGACCCCTGGCGTCGAATTCAGCGTCACCCGCTACGCCCCGATGGGCGATCCGGTGGAAGTCCTGGTGCGTGGGTTTCGCCTCAGCCTGCGTAAAGACGAAGCAGGCAGTCTTCTTATTGAAAAAATCTAG
- a CDS encoding VOC family protein produces the protein MEEIVEIKAFVPAKDFEQSKAFYRDIGFTQASDVGGVAYFHHGNCSFLLQDFYRKEHAENFMMHVLVKDIYAWRKKVVESGVVEKYHVRLSEVMEQPWGMLDFTLTDPCGVLWRFGENI, from the coding sequence ATGGAAGAAATTGTGGAGATCAAGGCATTCGTGCCGGCAAAAGACTTCGAACAATCCAAAGCTTTCTATCGGGATATCGGCTTTACGCAGGCTTCTGATGTTGGCGGCGTCGCTTATTTCCATCATGGGAATTGCAGCTTTTTACTGCAGGACTTTTACCGTAAGGAACACGCGGAAAACTTCATGATGCATGTTCTGGTCAAGGATATTTACGCCTGGCGGAAGAAGGTGGTCGAGTCGGGCGTAGTGGAGAAATACCACGTTCGTCTCTCTGAGGTGATGGAGCAGCCCTGGGGCATGCTCGACTTTACCCTGACGGATCCCTGCGGTGTACTGTGGCGATTTGGAGAAAATATTTAG
- a CDS encoding FeoA family protein, with protein MNTLEQKPFPLALAQERERVKVHLLRGGKNLEMRLTSLGLNVGCELTVLHRKGADLVVVRADTRLALGAGMAQKIMVVNACAAASSH; from the coding sequence ATGAACACGTTAGAACAGAAGCCTTTCCCTCTGGCGCTGGCGCAAGAGCGCGAAAGAGTGAAAGTTCACCTGTTACGCGGGGGCAAAAACCTGGAAATGCGTTTAACTTCTCTGGGGCTCAATGTGGGCTGCGAGTTAACGGTGCTGCACCGCAAGGGCGCTGACCTGGTGGTCGTGCGCGCCGATACGCGTCTGGCGCTGGGCGCAGGCATGGCGCAGAAAATCATGGTGGTGAACGCGTGCGCCGCAGCCAGCAGTCATTGA
- the feoB gene encoding Fe(2+) transporter permease subunit FeoB — protein MASPERNTEKYVIAVVGNPNCGKTTLFNALTGSKQRVGNWPGVTVERKSGRFSFQGVDFELIDLPGTYSLDVCEEDVSLDEQIARDFVAEREADLIINIVDASNLERNLYLTCQLLEMKTPLLTALNMMDVAEERGHAVAHDKLANLLDCPVVPIVAASGAGLPQLKAAILDAARRKHISNAVITYPSPVAKALDTLTPMLGAHAEGRCDPRWLATRMLEGDASALKLADATLRASVEELQENLVQQLEDDIDICLADARYGFVNQVAGASVKRNHEVQRSISDKIDRVVLNRVLGIPIFLLAMYLMFMFTINIGGAFIDFFDQFTGALLVDGFGALLTSLGASQWLRLLLADGMGGGVQVVATFIPVIGFLYLFLSALEDSGYMARAAFVMDRAMRAIGLPGKAFVPLIVGFGCNVPAVMATRTMEKQRDRIMTIIMAPFMSCGARLSVYALFAAAFFPIGGQNVVFGLYIIGVAIAVLTGLVMKTTLLQGQATPFIMELPPYHIPTLKGVGIRAWERTRGFMFRAGKVIVPMVLALNVLNSVGTDGSYGNENSNKSLLSEIGGVIAPAFAPMGVREDNWPAAVGIFTGVLAKEAVVGTLDSLYSDLARIEAQAAGEEPEPPPEFNLAESVLASFATIPANLADALGSWSDPLGLDVESAAQEQAVDTGTFGAMAAKFDGAAGAFAYLLFILLYMPCAATLAAVYRETNLNWTLFIAGWTTGVAYVVATVFYQAATLSRQPAHALAVIGIMLATFAASLAALRYIGARQSPATVAAP, from the coding sequence ATGGCCAGTCCGGAGCGCAACACCGAAAAATACGTCATCGCAGTGGTGGGTAACCCCAACTGCGGCAAAACCACCTTATTCAACGCGCTGACCGGCTCCAAGCAGCGGGTGGGCAACTGGCCCGGCGTTACCGTGGAGCGCAAAAGCGGGCGCTTTTCGTTTCAAGGCGTGGACTTTGAACTGATCGACCTTCCCGGCACCTATTCTCTCGACGTCTGTGAAGAAGACGTCTCCCTGGATGAACAAATCGCCAGAGATTTCGTCGCCGAGCGTGAGGCGGATCTCATCATCAATATCGTCGACGCCTCCAACCTGGAGCGCAACCTTTACCTCACCTGCCAGCTACTGGAAATGAAAACGCCCTTGCTGACGGCGTTGAACATGATGGATGTGGCGGAAGAGCGCGGCCATGCGGTGGCTCACGATAAACTCGCCAATCTACTGGACTGCCCCGTCGTTCCCATTGTGGCGGCTTCCGGCGCAGGTCTGCCGCAACTGAAGGCGGCGATTCTGGACGCCGCGCGTCGCAAGCATATCTCCAACGCGGTCATCACTTATCCCTCCCCTGTGGCCAAGGCCCTGGACACCCTGACTCCCATGCTGGGCGCACATGCCGAGGGCAGGTGCGATCCGCGCTGGCTGGCGACGCGAATGCTGGAAGGAGACGCCTCCGCCTTGAAACTGGCTGACGCGACACTGCGCGCAAGCGTGGAGGAACTGCAAGAGAACCTGGTGCAGCAGCTGGAAGATGATATCGACATCTGCCTGGCGGACGCCCGCTACGGTTTCGTCAACCAGGTAGCCGGCGCCAGCGTCAAACGCAACCACGAAGTGCAGCGCAGCATATCCGACAAAATTGACCGCGTGGTCCTGAATCGGGTGCTGGGCATTCCCATATTTCTCCTCGCCATGTATTTGATGTTCATGTTCACCATCAACATCGGCGGCGCGTTTATTGATTTCTTCGATCAATTTACCGGCGCATTATTGGTTGACGGCTTCGGCGCGCTGCTGACCTCACTGGGGGCGTCGCAGTGGCTGCGTCTGTTGCTGGCGGACGGCATGGGCGGCGGCGTACAGGTGGTGGCCACTTTTATTCCGGTAATCGGCTTTCTGTATCTGTTTCTGTCCGCGCTGGAGGATTCCGGCTACATGGCCCGCGCGGCCTTTGTCATGGATCGCGCCATGCGCGCCATCGGTCTTCCCGGCAAGGCTTTCGTGCCGCTGATTGTCGGTTTCGGCTGCAACGTGCCGGCGGTTATGGCCACCCGCACCATGGAGAAACAGCGCGACCGCATCATGACCATCATCATGGCGCCCTTTATGTCCTGCGGCGCGCGCTTGTCCGTGTACGCCTTGTTCGCCGCCGCGTTCTTTCCCATTGGCGGGCAAAACGTGGTTTTCGGGCTCTACATTATTGGCGTCGCCATCGCGGTGCTCACTGGACTGGTAATGAAGACCACCCTGCTGCAGGGTCAGGCCACGCCCTTCATTATGGAGCTGCCGCCGTACCATATTCCCACGTTGAAAGGCGTCGGCATTCGCGCCTGGGAGCGCACCCGGGGCTTCATGTTCCGCGCCGGCAAAGTAATCGTACCGATGGTGCTGGCCCTCAATGTGCTGAACTCTGTGGGCACAGACGGCTCCTACGGCAATGAAAACAGCAATAAGTCCCTGTTAAGTGAAATCGGCGGCGTCATCGCTCCCGCTTTCGCACCGATGGGAGTGCGCGAAGATAACTGGCCCGCCGCGGTGGGCATCTTTACCGGCGTACTGGCGAAAGAAGCCGTAGTCGGCACATTGGACTCTCTTTACAGCGACTTGGCGAGAATAGAAGCGCAAGCCGCCGGCGAAGAGCCGGAGCCACCCCCTGAATTCAATCTGGCGGAAAGCGTGTTGGCGTCTTTCGCTACTATCCCCGCCAACCTCGCTGACGCGCTGGGCTCCTGGAGCGATCCGTTGGGCCTGGATGTGGAGAGCGCCGCTCAGGAGCAAGCTGTGGATACCGGCACTTTCGGCGCCATGGCGGCGAAATTCGACGGCGCGGCGGGCGCTTTCGCTTACCTGCTATTCATCCTGCTGTACATGCCCTGCGCCGCCACGCTGGCCGCCGTCTATCGTGAAACCAATCTGAACTGGACCCTGTTTATCGCAGGCTGGACCACCGGCGTGGCTTACGTCGTCGCCACCGTGTTCTATCAAGCCGCCACACTCAGCCGTCAACCCGCGCACGCTCTGGCGGTTATCGGCATCATGCTGGCGACCTTCGCGGCGTCTCTGGCGGCGCTGCGCTATATCGGCGCCAGGCAAAGTCCTGCAACGGTAGCGGCCCCATGA
- a CDS encoding NUDIX hydrolase codes for MLKFDVGDNRFNFRSAAVIIHQDHVLLHKAVQDDFWTLPGGRVEFFEFSSDTVAREVEEELGMTARVIRPLWYVENFFQYQQTRFHEIATLYLTDLADPDAIPFNEDVPGAEEDVDLIFRWFKISELEAFEVAPYFLKTRLGSLPEGVEFLTLDEIGS; via the coding sequence ATGTTGAAGTTTGATGTTGGCGACAATCGCTTTAATTTCCGCAGCGCCGCGGTGATTATCCATCAAGATCATGTGCTGCTGCACAAAGCGGTGCAGGACGATTTCTGGACGCTGCCCGGCGGTCGCGTGGAGTTTTTTGAATTCTCCAGCGACACCGTGGCCCGTGAAGTGGAGGAAGAGCTGGGCATGACGGCCCGCGTGATTCGTCCTCTGTGGTATGTCGAGAATTTCTTCCAATATCAGCAGACGCGTTTCCACGAAATCGCCACGCTGTATCTCACCGACCTGGCCGATCCTGACGCTATTCCTTTTAACGAGGATGTTCCCGGCGCGGAGGAAGATGTCGACCTGATTTTCCGCTGGTTCAAAATCAGTGAACTTGAGGCTTTCGAAGTCGCTCCCTATTTCCTCAAAACACGACTAGGCTCACTGCCTGAAGGCGTTGAGTTTCTGACTTTGGATGAAATCGGAAGCTGA
- a CDS encoding FeoC-like transcriptional regulator, translating to MILSEIRDYLQTHKRAALKDMAHRFNTEPDALRGMLDKWISKGRLEKLPLGTPCSGCNLCDPGEIEIYVWKDTPRIQ from the coding sequence ATGATCCTGTCAGAAATACGCGACTACCTGCAGACCCACAAACGGGCCGCGCTCAAAGACATGGCTCACCGCTTCAATACGGAGCCGGATGCATTGCGGGGGATGCTTGATAAATGGATCTCCAAAGGCCGGTTGGAAAAGCTGCCGCTGGGTACGCCCTGTAGCGGCTGCAACTTATGCGATCCGGGTGAGATTGAAATTTACGTGTGGAAGGATACGCCGCGCATTCAGTAG